One genomic segment of Kocuria rhizophila DC2201 includes these proteins:
- the cmk gene encoding (d)CMP kinase: MNARDGSARLVVAIDGPSGSGKSSVSKEVARRFGLAYLDTGAMYRAVTWWCLDSGVSFDDHEAVVAATKTVPLEMGTDPDEERILVNGEDVRSAIRGDLVTDNVSRVSTIVPAREVLVRMQQDIIRGSGFRIVAEGRDITTVVAPDADVRILLTASEAARMARRGRQLGAAASSNLEAQVVGRDAKDATVVDFMNAQDGVYLLDSSELTMEQTVQGVIDLVIRATDTTHEGTAAAPDETGADAPEEAR; the protein is encoded by the coding sequence ATGAACGCACGGGATGGGAGCGCACGACTGGTCGTGGCGATCGACGGGCCCTCGGGGTCCGGGAAGTCCTCGGTGTCCAAGGAGGTGGCGCGCCGCTTCGGGCTCGCCTACCTGGACACCGGCGCGATGTACCGCGCGGTGACCTGGTGGTGCCTGGACTCGGGGGTCAGCTTCGACGACCACGAGGCCGTGGTGGCGGCGACCAAGACGGTGCCGCTGGAGATGGGCACGGACCCGGACGAGGAGCGCATCCTGGTCAACGGGGAGGACGTCCGTTCCGCGATCCGCGGGGACCTGGTCACGGACAACGTGTCCCGGGTCTCCACGATCGTGCCTGCCCGCGAGGTGCTGGTGCGGATGCAGCAGGACATCATCCGGGGCAGCGGCTTCCGCATCGTGGCCGAGGGCCGGGACATCACCACGGTGGTGGCCCCGGACGCGGACGTGCGGATCCTGCTCACCGCCTCGGAGGCGGCCCGGATGGCGCGGCGCGGCCGGCAGCTGGGCGCGGCGGCGTCGTCGAACCTGGAGGCGCAGGTGGTGGGCCGTGACGCGAAGGACGCCACCGTGGTGGACTTCATGAACGCGCAGGACGGCGTGTACCTGCTGGACTCCTCCGAACTGACCATGGAACAGACCGTGCAGGGCGTGATCGACCTGGTCATCCGCGCCACGGACACGACACACGAGGGGACCGCAGCGGCCCCCGACGAGACGGGCGCCGACGCCCCCGAGGAAGCGAGGTAA